A stretch of Actinomycetes bacterium DNA encodes these proteins:
- a CDS encoding adenylate kinase — protein MRIVLLGPPGAGKGTQAMLLSQHSGTPHIATGDIFRASVAEGTALGRTAQCYMDRGDLVPDEVVIAMVMERLSEPDCEHGFLLDGFPRTVAQAEALDLRLAELRSPLDGVMNFEVAEDELFRRLAGRSAELHRSDDGEETIRHRLEVFATKTRLLVDYYMHRGLLAVVDAQGRVGEVNRRILDVLGIAADALPRTAMAMV, from the coding sequence ATGCGAATCGTTCTCCTAGGTCCGCCCGGAGCCGGCAAAGGCACCCAGGCCATGCTGCTCTCCCAGCACAGCGGCACGCCCCACATCGCCACCGGCGACATCTTCCGGGCCAGCGTAGCCGAGGGCACCGCGCTCGGCCGCACCGCCCAGTGCTACATGGACCGCGGCGACCTCGTACCAGACGAGGTCGTGATCGCCATGGTGATGGAGCGCCTCTCCGAGCCCGACTGCGAGCACGGCTTCCTCCTCGACGGCTTCCCGCGCACAGTGGCCCAGGCCGAGGCGCTCGACCTGCGCCTGGCCGAGCTGCGCAGCCCTCTGGACGGTGTGATGAACTTCGAGGTTGCCGAGGACGAGCTGTTCCGCCGCCTGGCCGGGCGCTCGGCCGAGCTGCACCGCTCCGACGACGGCGAGGAGACGATCCGCCACCGGCTCGAGGTGTTCGCCACCAAGACCCGGCTGCTGGTCGACTACTACATGCACCGCGGGCTGCTGGCGGTGGTCGACGCCCAGGGACGGGTCGGCGAGGTCAACCGCCGCATCCTCGACGTCCTCGGCATCGCTGCCGACGCCCTACCCCGCACCGCGATGGCGATGGTCTGA
- a CDS encoding LysR family transcriptional regulator: protein MLPQIEAFLEVARRQNLSRAADALFISQPTVTARLQSLEANLDEKLFVRTRRGMRLTEAGEAFLPYAERAVQAIADGRERLDELRRGSAGKLVLGAPPTVSAYALPLILVRFTDEHPSVRLVLKSGTSEEILDMVLQDQVQVGLIRALGHQDVDSFPVYSDTLVLIAGPLHRLANARRVRLTDLAGESLILFGRSSSYRDFTTAIFRQAGVLPGGVMELDNIEAAKKMVERGLGISLVPQSAVTVELAAGTLRLVDLSDGAPAQREIVAVRRRDAGPPSGAVVAFMRLLAELRHQLEQGAASGTPPGPGR, encoded by the coding sequence ATGCTGCCGCAGATCGAGGCCTTCCTGGAAGTGGCAAGACGGCAGAACCTGAGCCGCGCAGCCGACGCCTTGTTCATCTCCCAGCCGACGGTCACCGCCCGGCTGCAGAGCCTGGAGGCCAACCTCGACGAGAAGCTGTTCGTGCGCACCCGCCGGGGGATGCGGCTTACCGAGGCAGGCGAGGCGTTCTTGCCCTACGCCGAGCGGGCGGTGCAGGCGATCGCGGACGGCCGGGAACGCCTGGACGAGCTGCGCCGCGGCTCCGCAGGCAAGCTCGTGCTCGGCGCGCCCCCCACCGTCAGCGCCTACGCGCTCCCCCTGATCCTGGTCCGCTTCACCGACGAGCACCCGAGCGTCCGCCTGGTGCTCAAGAGCGGCACGTCCGAGGAGATCCTCGACATGGTCCTCCAGGACCAGGTGCAGGTCGGCCTCATCCGCGCCCTCGGGCATCAGGACGTCGACAGCTTCCCGGTCTACTCCGACACCCTGGTCCTGATCGCCGGGCCGTTGCACCGGCTGGCCAACGCGCGCCGGGTCCGCCTGACCGACCTGGCCGGCGAGTCGCTGATCCTGTTCGGGCGCAGCTCGAGCTACCGCGACTTCACCACCGCGATCTTCCGGCAGGCCGGCGTCCTGCCCGGTGGGGTCATGGAGCTCGACAACATCGAGGCGGCCAAGAAGATGGTCGAGCGCGGGCTCGGGATCTCCCTCGTCCCGCAGAGCGCGGTCACCGTCGAGCTGGCCGCGGGCACGCTGCGCCTGGTCGACCTGAGCGACGGCGCTCCCGCCCAGCGGGAGATCGTGGCCGTGCGCCGGCGCGACGCGGGACCGCCGTCCGGCGCCGTGGTGGCGTTCATGCGCCTGCTCGCCGAGCTGCGCCACCAGCTCGAGCAGGGCGCGGCCAGCGGCACGCCCCCCGGTCCGGGCCGCTGA
- a CDS encoding glycerophosphodiester phosphodiesterase yields the protein MRPVKIRPVPWLLVAVLLALPLVPVAAGAASEKDQAASLGKKRALPLVLAHRGASGYRPEHTLAAYELAIDMGADFIEPDLVSTKDHVLVARHENEISGTTDVATHAEFAGRKATKVIDGTSLTGWFTEDFTLAELKTLRAKERIPDIRPTNTAFDGLYQVPTFAEVVALAKRRHVGVYPETKHPTYFDSVGLSLEEPLLATLQDAGYRGRRAPVFIQSFEVGNLKELRKRTDLPLIQLLDATGKPYDFVVSGDPRTYADLATPAGLAEIATYADGIGPSKNLIVPRDASNRLQAPTTLVRDAHQAGLLVHPFTFRRENFFLPEDFRQGNPASPVYLGAVGDFPGELRLFLQLGIDGLFTDNTDTAVAVRREVLGR from the coding sequence CTGTTGGTCGCGGTGCTGCTCGCCCTCCCGCTGGTGCCGGTAGCCGCTGGTGCCGCCTCGGAGAAGGACCAGGCCGCGTCGCTTGGCAAGAAGCGCGCGCTCCCGCTGGTCCTCGCCCACCGCGGCGCCAGCGGCTACCGGCCCGAGCACACCCTCGCCGCCTACGAGCTGGCCATCGACATGGGGGCCGACTTCATCGAGCCCGACCTGGTGTCGACCAAGGACCACGTCCTGGTCGCCCGCCACGAGAACGAGATCTCGGGCACGACCGACGTGGCCACCCACGCGGAGTTCGCCGGCCGGAAGGCCACCAAGGTCATCGACGGCACCTCCCTGACCGGCTGGTTCACCGAGGACTTCACGTTGGCCGAGCTGAAGACGCTGCGCGCCAAGGAACGCATCCCCGACATCCGGCCCACCAACACTGCGTTCGACGGCCTCTACCAGGTCCCCACCTTCGCGGAGGTCGTCGCCCTGGCCAAGCGGAGGCACGTCGGCGTCTACCCGGAGACCAAGCACCCGACCTACTTCGACTCGGTCGGGCTGTCGCTCGAGGAGCCGCTCCTGGCCACCCTGCAAGACGCGGGGTACCGCGGGCGGCGGGCGCCTGTGTTCATCCAGTCGTTCGAGGTCGGCAACCTGAAGGAGCTCCGCAAGCGCACCGACCTGCCGCTGATCCAGCTCCTCGACGCGACCGGCAAGCCCTACGACTTCGTCGTGTCCGGCGACCCTCGGACCTACGCCGACCTGGCCACCCCGGCCGGCCTGGCCGAGATCGCCACCTACGCCGACGGCATTGGCCCGAGCAAGAACCTGATCGTGCCCCGTGACGCGAGCAACCGCCTGCAGGCGCCCACCACGCTGGTGCGCGACGCGCACCAGGCCGGCCTGCTCGTCCATCCGTTCACCTTCCGGCGCGAGAACTTCTTCCTGCCCGAGGACTTCCGGCAGGGGAACCCGGCCAGCCCGGTGTACCTGGGGGCGGTCGGCGACTTCCCGGGCGAGCTGCGGCTCTTCCTCCAGCTCGGCATCGACGGCCTGTTCACCGACAACACCGACACCGCAGTCGCCGTCCGCCGGGAGGTGCTCGGCAGGTAG